Proteins from a single region of Oreochromis niloticus isolate F11D_XX linkage group LG7, O_niloticus_UMD_NMBU, whole genome shotgun sequence:
- the LOC100694814 gene encoding rhombotin-1 yields MVLDKEESVSLVSLQSREKPRGCAGCNGKIRDRFMLQALDRYWHEDCLKCACCDCRLGRVGSTLYTRANLILCRRDYLRLFGVTGNCAACSKLIPAFEMVMRARDNVYHLDCFACQLCRQRFCVGDKFFLKNNMILCQLDYEGGHLNGSTERQPQ; encoded by the exons ATGGTGCTGGACAAGGAGGAGA GTGTGTCTCTTGTGTCCCTCCAGTCCAGAGAAAAGCCGAGGGGCTGCGCCGGCTGTAATGGGAAGATACGGGACCGCTTCATGCTCCAGGCGTTAGACAGATACTGGCATGAGGACTGTCTGAAGTGTGCCTGCTGTGACTGCCGCTTGGGCCGGGTGGGCTCCACACTCTACACCCGGGCCAACCTCATCCTTTGCCGCAGAGACTACCTGAG GCTCTTTGGGGTGACGGGGAACTGTGCAGCCTGCAGTAAGCTGATCCCTGCCTTTGAGATGGTGATGAGAGCCAGAGACAACGTCTACCATTTAGACTGCTTTGCCTGTCAGCTCTGCCGCCAGAG ATTTTGCGTGGGAGACAAGTTTTTCCTCAAGAACAACATGATCCTGTGCCAGCTGGACTATGAAGGGGGCCATCTTAATGGCAGCACTGAGAGGCAGCCTCAGTAA